A single genomic interval of Lentimicrobium saccharophilum harbors:
- a CDS encoding aromatic amino acid hydroxylase, which produces MELNEVLEKLPRHLLGLVIDQPYHSYTAQDHAVWRYVMRQNVRFLSRHAHGSYTEGLRKTGISIDTIPHMYGMNRILKEIGWAAVAVDGFIPPAAFMEFQAYNVLVIAADIRPSDQIAYTPAPDIIHEAAGHAPIIADPEYAAYLRFFGEIGAKAFSSARDYELYEAIRHLSILKADPYTPARKIEQAEARLALLEQNMGEPSEMALIRNLHWWTVEYGLIGDTENFKIYGAGLLSSIGESMNCLKPRVKKLPYSIDAAGISFDITTQQPQLFVTPDFNHLNTVLNQFADGMALRRGGAYALTKAEASGNTATVELSSGLQISGTFSGSVIRDNEVIYLKTTGPTSLCHQNKEFEGQGKASHPHGFGSPAGRLAGGLKPETMDEGALADAGIIPGKRVSLTFESGVKAEGMLEYIIRRNGRTLILGFSGCTVTLGQETLFRPEWGMYDMAVGESVTSAWPGPADPEAFGYLFEAPAERTHKIEHTPEALALHRLYQQVRDKRENKALTFDAAALAGELLNRYPGEWLLMTELLELLSETASEPEVQLQLRHHLRTLADKDEELARLTGDAALLMQ; this is translated from the coding sequence ATGGAATTGAATGAAGTACTGGAGAAACTGCCCCGCCACCTGCTGGGCCTGGTGATTGATCAGCCTTATCATTCCTATACCGCGCAGGATCACGCGGTGTGGCGCTACGTGATGCGGCAGAACGTGCGTTTCCTGAGCCGGCACGCGCATGGCTCTTACACCGAAGGCCTCCGGAAAACCGGGATCAGCATCGACACCATCCCCCATATGTACGGCATGAACCGCATCCTGAAGGAGATCGGCTGGGCGGCCGTGGCGGTCGACGGATTTATCCCTCCGGCGGCGTTTATGGAATTCCAGGCTTACAATGTGCTGGTGATCGCCGCCGATATACGCCCCTCCGACCAGATCGCCTACACCCCGGCGCCCGATATCATCCACGAAGCGGCCGGCCATGCCCCCATCATCGCCGACCCCGAATATGCCGCATACCTCCGGTTTTTCGGAGAGATCGGCGCCAAAGCCTTCTCCTCGGCCCGCGATTATGAATTGTACGAAGCCATCCGCCACCTTTCCATCCTGAAAGCGGATCCCTATACCCCTGCCCGAAAAATTGAACAGGCGGAAGCCCGCCTGGCCCTGCTCGAACAAAATATGGGCGAACCCAGCGAGATGGCGCTGATCCGCAACCTGCACTGGTGGACCGTGGAGTACGGGCTGATCGGCGATACGGAAAACTTTAAGATTTACGGGGCAGGGCTGCTCTCTTCCATTGGCGAAAGCATGAACTGCCTGAAACCCCGGGTGAAGAAACTCCCCTATTCCATTGATGCCGCCGGTATCAGCTTCGACATCACCACCCAGCAGCCACAGTTGTTTGTCACCCCTGATTTTAACCACCTGAACACCGTGCTCAATCAGTTTGCCGACGGCATGGCCCTGCGCAGGGGCGGCGCCTATGCGCTCACCAAAGCGGAAGCCTCGGGGAATACCGCCACCGTGGAGCTCAGCTCCGGCCTGCAGATCAGCGGCACCTTCAGCGGCTCCGTTATCCGCGACAACGAAGTTATATACCTGAAAACAACAGGGCCGACAAGCCTCTGCCATCAGAATAAAGAATTTGAGGGGCAGGGTAAAGCCAGCCACCCCCACGGCTTTGGCAGCCCGGCAGGCAGGCTTGCCGGCGGACTGAAACCCGAAACCATGGACGAAGGGGCGCTGGCCGACGCCGGCATTATCCCCGGCAAACGGGTAAGCCTTACATTTGAAAGCGGCGTAAAGGCGGAAGGCATGCTTGAATATATCATCAGGCGGAACGGGCGCACCCTGATCCTGGGCTTCTCCGGCTGCACCGTTACCCTCGGACAGGAAACCCTGTTCAGGCCGGAATGGGGCATGTATGATATGGCCGTGGGTGAATCCGTTACCTCGGCCTGGCCCGGACCGGCCGATCCGGAAGCTTTCGGCTACCTGTTTGAAGCCCCGGCCGAACGCACCCATAAAATTGAACATACCCCCGAAGCCCTGGCCCTGCACCGGCTCTACCAGCAGGTAAGGGACAAGCGCGAAAACAAGGCTTTGACTTTCGATGCCGCAGCCCTGGCCGGGGAGCTGCTCAACCGTTACCCCGGCGAATGGCTGCTGATGACCGAACTGCTGGAACTGCTGAGCGAAACCGCCTCCGAACCGGAAGTGCAGCTGCAACTCCGCCACCACCTGCGCACCCTGGCGGATAAGGATGAAGAACTTGCCCGTCTGACCGGGGATGCTGCCCTGCTTATGCAGTAG
- a CDS encoding YcxB family protein, whose product MRIEYTLEKIDFLKYQLFAASKSERIIKSRKNSRIRVPMIYFILGLLLFALADLIFAIIFIGVGVAWYFLHPYFMKKRYVRHFEKYIDENYQNRFGKPITLDFNEEYIITTDYIGESRLKIKEIAEINEINNYVFLKFSSGESLIIPKDRIENMNELNNILTKIVYDLSINHNIDLDWQWK is encoded by the coding sequence ATGAGAATAGAATACACATTAGAAAAAATTGATTTTTTAAAGTATCAGCTTTTTGCCGCCTCTAAATCGGAGAGGATAATAAAGAGTAGAAAAAACTCCAGAATTAGGGTGCCAATGATTTACTTCATTTTAGGACTTCTCCTTTTTGCACTCGCTGACTTGATTTTTGCCATTATATTTATTGGAGTTGGTGTTGCGTGGTATTTTCTGCATCCGTACTTTATGAAAAAAAGGTATGTTCGCCATTTTGAAAAATACATTGACGAAAACTATCAAAATAGATTCGGCAAGCCGATTACATTGGATTTTAATGAAGAGTATATTATCACAACTGATTATATAGGAGAAAGCAGACTGAAAATTAAAGAGATAGCAGAGATTAATGAAATCAATAATTACGTATTTCTTAAATTCTCATCGGGCGAATCATTGATTATCCCAAAAGATAGAATAGAAAACATGAATGAATTAAATAACATACTAACTAAAATCGTTTACGATCTGAGCATCAATCATAATATTGACTTAGATTGGCAATGGAAATAA
- a CDS encoding AraC family transcriptional regulator: MKPSFEQITTGIENSFSVVELNLNRFDGPYHFHPEIELTWIRNSSGKRFVGINISDYEPGDLVLLGANIPHCWQSMNESSTDNAQAVVIQFRSNFAGDAFLMLPELKKIQELILKSEAGIIIQGETKPKIISKINQCLTADKLHRILILIEILDLISNSEETKLIDQPLTWHNKLSADKERFQNVFSYLIQNYQHDISLKTVAGIANMSPNAFCRYFKNVTRKTLLESVRELRINQACQLLRNTAKPINEICFESGFGNISYFNKTFKEVTGYTPLHYRNL; the protein is encoded by the coding sequence ATGAAACCATCATTTGAACAAATAACAACAGGGATTGAAAACTCTTTTTCAGTTGTCGAATTAAATTTAAACCGCTTTGATGGGCCTTATCACTTCCATCCGGAAATAGAGCTCACTTGGATTCGAAATAGTTCGGGAAAACGGTTTGTGGGTATTAATATTTCTGATTATGAACCCGGCGATTTGGTTTTGTTGGGTGCAAATATTCCTCACTGTTGGCAAAGCATGAATGAATCATCGACTGATAATGCACAAGCAGTAGTCATTCAGTTTCGCTCCAATTTTGCAGGCGATGCCTTCCTGATGTTGCCTGAACTAAAGAAAATTCAGGAATTAATATTAAAATCGGAAGCCGGCATTATTATTCAGGGTGAAACAAAGCCTAAAATAATCTCAAAAATAAATCAATGCTTAACCGCCGATAAATTGCACAGAATACTGATTTTGATTGAAATTCTTGACCTGATTTCAAATTCAGAAGAAACAAAACTTATTGATCAACCACTCACGTGGCACAATAAATTATCAGCTGATAAAGAGCGCTTTCAGAATGTTTTCAGCTACCTGATTCAAAATTATCAGCATGATATTTCTCTGAAAACAGTAGCAGGAATTGCCAATATGTCTCCCAATGCTTTTTGCCGGTATTTCAAAAATGTAACGAGAAAAACACTTTTAGAAAGCGTAAGAGAACTCAGAATTAACCAGGCTTGTCAATTGCTTCGGAACACGGCAAAACCAATAAATGAAATTTGTTTTGAATCTGGCTTTGGAAACATATCCTATTTTAATAAAACATTCAAAGAAGTTACAGGATATACACCCTTACACTATCGAAACTTATAA
- a CDS encoding glycosyltransferase family 2 protein → MQKTTSVYTNKQPRPKVYATLPVLNESENIRQLIADIRAQDYPDWMLLVCVNQPEHWHELEDKAAVCRDNALTMEYLAGLGDARIMVIDRSSRGKGWIGRRHGVGWARKTAMDAAAGMAGDGDVILSMDADTRYLPGYFASVVQALRRHPGAMGFSAPYYHRLTGDETADRCILRYELYMRNYAINMMIIRNPYCFSAIGSGMACTAAVYRKVGGLTPKMSGEDFYFIQKLRKAGPVIIGSEVEIYPAARFSDRVYFGTGPAMIRGREGRWDSYPVYAMESFGRIAATYALFPELYKRDLPVPLDDFLLQLSDGGSFREPLRANSTSAEAFTRACMQRLDGLRILQFLKADNENYPLTDEEKLSALLASEVFTDAERTGLPVLRRFDECTVQELDAIRNALAAKERKLQQQIQLA, encoded by the coding sequence ATGCAAAAAACGACATCTGTTTATACTAACAAGCAACCCCGGCCGAAAGTTTACGCCACCCTGCCGGTGCTGAACGAATCGGAGAATATCCGGCAGCTGATCGCTGATATCCGGGCGCAGGATTATCCGGACTGGATGCTGCTGGTGTGTGTCAATCAGCCTGAACATTGGCACGAACTGGAAGATAAGGCCGCCGTCTGCCGCGATAACGCCCTCACCATGGAATATCTGGCTGGCCTGGGGGATGCGCGCATCATGGTGATCGATCGCAGCAGCCGGGGCAAGGGGTGGATCGGTCGCCGACACGGGGTGGGCTGGGCCAGGAAAACGGCCATGGATGCCGCTGCCGGGATGGCCGGGGATGGGGATGTGATCCTGAGTATGGACGCCGATACCCGATACCTGCCGGGCTATTTCGCTTCGGTGGTGCAGGCGCTGCGACGTCATCCCGGAGCCATGGGGTTTTCGGCCCCCTATTATCACCGGCTTACCGGCGATGAAACCGCCGACCGCTGCATATTGCGCTACGAGCTTTATATGCGGAATTATGCCATCAATATGATGATCATCCGGAATCCCTATTGTTTTTCGGCCATAGGATCGGGCATGGCCTGCACGGCGGCCGTTTACCGGAAGGTGGGCGGACTCACGCCCAAAATGAGCGGGGAGGACTTCTATTTTATCCAGAAACTCCGCAAGGCCGGTCCGGTGATTATCGGCAGTGAAGTGGAAATTTACCCTGCGGCCCGCTTCTCCGACAGGGTTTATTTTGGCACCGGTCCCGCCATGATCCGCGGCAGGGAGGGCCGTTGGGACAGCTATCCGGTTTACGCCATGGAGAGTTTCGGCAGGATTGCCGCCACTTATGCACTGTTTCCGGAGCTTTATAAGCGTGATTTACCGGTTCCCCTGGATGATTTTCTTTTGCAGCTGAGCGATGGCGGCTCTTTCCGGGAACCCTTACGCGCCAACTCGACTTCGGCGGAAGCCTTTACCAGGGCCTGTATGCAGCGGCTCGACGGCCTGCGGATACTGCAGTTCCTGAAGGCTGACAATGAAAACTATCCCCTTACGGACGAAGAGAAGTTATCCGCGCTGCTTGCATCAGAGGTATTTACCGATGCCGAAAGAACCGGCTTGCCCGTGTTGCGGCGGTTTGACGAATGCACGGTACAGGAACTGGATGCCATCCGCAACGCACTTGCCGCAAAAGAGCGTAAATTGCAGCAGCAAATACAACTGGCATGA
- a CDS encoding phosphoribosylanthranilate isomerase, whose amino-acid sequence MTRPRVKVCCIGSIEEAKAAMDAGASALGLVGQMPSGPGVIGDELIHRIAGAVPPPVSTFLLTSETSATDIIRHYKKVYTSVIQLVDKPEAGAYEALRRELPYVKLVQVIHVSDHNSLNEATEAAAFVDALLLDSGNPGLPVKVLGGTGRTHNWEISREITRSVTVPVFLAGGLHSGNVKQAIEAVQPYGLDLCSGVRTNGKLDAVKLKAFFEAIDI is encoded by the coding sequence ATGACAAGGCCAAGGGTAAAAGTCTGCTGCATCGGCAGCATTGAAGAGGCGAAAGCAGCCATGGATGCGGGGGCTTCCGCATTGGGTCTGGTGGGACAGATGCCCAGCGGACCGGGGGTGATCGGCGATGAACTGATCCACCGCATTGCCGGCGCGGTGCCGCCGCCGGTCTCCACCTTTCTGCTGACCAGTGAAACCAGTGCCACGGATATTATCAGGCATTACAAAAAAGTTTACACCTCCGTTATTCAGCTGGTTGACAAACCGGAAGCAGGCGCTTACGAGGCGCTTCGCCGCGAACTGCCCTATGTAAAGCTGGTGCAGGTGATCCATGTAAGCGACCACAACTCACTAAACGAGGCCACAGAAGCTGCCGCTTTTGTGGATGCCCTGCTGCTCGACAGCGGCAATCCCGGCCTGCCGGTAAAGGTGCTGGGCGGCACCGGCCGCACCCACAACTGGGAGATCAGCCGCGAAATCACCCGCTCGGTCACCGTACCCGTTTTTCTGGCCGGCGGACTCCACAGCGGCAATGTAAAACAGGCCATAGAAGCGGTGCAGCCCTACGGCCTCGACCTCTGCAGCGGGGTAAGGACCAACGGGAAACTGGATGCCGTAAAGCTAAAGGCGTTTTTTGAGGCCATTGACATCTAA
- a CDS encoding GH92 family glycosyl hydrolase, whose protein sequence is MKKYLIILFSAFSLLINAQSNSRYVNVFIGTDGTGHTFPGPSMPFGMVQPGPDNRDFGWNYTSGYQFKDTVLMGFSQTRFNGTGINEMGDVLLLPINPKKEKLKNSYFKNTETGKVGYYSLVKKDDVKVELTCSERVAFHQYTFPGNEAQVLVDLQHGLRFVFDEINQKALVVESDVNVENNNTISGYCSTQNWVNRKYFFTITFDQSFVKSTLLANKENEKAPTYLLNFLLAKNRRLKVKIALSSVSIDGAKLNMQSEIPHWDFEKLCQDNLKAWEEYLSRISIEAPKKQKEIFYTSMYHLFLQPSNIADVDGKYRGVDDKIAIAPNKEYYSTLSIWDIYRGAFPLLQILAPEKINGIVQTMLIHHKAKGFLPIWTAWGQDNYCMIGNHSIPMILSAYQNGFKCFDASEALNAMVETSTISHINSDWELYNQYGYYPFDKLDNEAVSRTLESGYDDWCVAEMAKKLNQTDVLNTFKKRAKYYQNIYDKETSFFRGKDSKGNWRKPFNPLMATSPMNNPGDYTEANAWQYFWTPTQYDIEGITELLGGTENFTKKLNAFFTTEAINPDKFLGQEAMIGQYAHGNEPSHHIIYLYAYSNEPTSGQKYIHQVINEFHNNTPDGMIGNDDCGQMSAWYILSTLGFYPINPANGEFVLGSPQLKKATIHLPQNKRFTIEAKDFSEQAIFNEARFLNGNIINDPFITYQDIMNGGNITFKMTTK, encoded by the coding sequence ATGAAGAAATATCTCATTATTTTATTTTCGGCTTTTTCTTTATTGATAAATGCACAAAGCAATTCCCGGTATGTAAATGTTTTCATAGGAACTGACGGAACAGGACACACTTTTCCGGGACCTTCCATGCCATTTGGTATGGTGCAACCCGGACCCGACAACCGGGATTTTGGCTGGAATTATACCAGCGGTTATCAGTTTAAAGATACTGTATTGATGGGGTTTTCACAAACCCGGTTTAATGGAACAGGAATAAACGAAATGGGGGATGTTCTGCTACTTCCTATCAATCCGAAAAAAGAAAAATTAAAAAATTCCTACTTTAAAAACACAGAAACCGGGAAAGTAGGATACTATTCTTTAGTCAAGAAAGACGATGTAAAAGTTGAACTCACCTGTTCGGAAAGAGTGGCTTTTCATCAATATACTTTTCCCGGTAATGAAGCTCAGGTTTTGGTGGATTTGCAGCACGGTTTGCGTTTTGTTTTTGATGAAATTAATCAAAAAGCATTGGTCGTTGAAAGCGATGTAAATGTTGAAAATAACAATACCATTTCAGGATATTGCTCCACTCAAAATTGGGTGAATAGAAAATACTTTTTTACAATAACTTTTGACCAATCTTTTGTAAAATCAACGCTTCTTGCCAATAAAGAAAACGAAAAAGCCCCGACATACCTGCTTAATTTTTTACTTGCAAAGAATAGACGTTTAAAGGTTAAAATTGCATTGTCTTCTGTTTCAATAGATGGTGCAAAACTGAATATGCAAAGCGAAATTCCGCATTGGGATTTTGAGAAATTGTGTCAAGACAATCTTAAAGCCTGGGAAGAATATTTGAGCAGAATCAGCATTGAAGCACCAAAGAAACAAAAAGAAATATTCTATACTTCAATGTATCATTTATTTTTACAACCCTCCAATATTGCCGATGTTGACGGGAAATACCGTGGTGTTGACGATAAAATTGCTATAGCGCCCAACAAAGAATACTATTCAACGCTTTCTATCTGGGACATATATCGTGGTGCGTTTCCTCTCCTGCAAATTTTAGCTCCGGAGAAAATTAATGGTATTGTTCAAACGATGCTTATCCATCACAAAGCCAAAGGTTTTTTGCCGATTTGGACAGCATGGGGTCAGGACAATTATTGTATGATTGGCAATCATTCCATTCCAATGATATTGTCTGCTTATCAAAATGGGTTTAAATGTTTTGATGCCAGTGAAGCATTAAATGCAATGGTAGAAACTTCAACCATTTCGCATATTAATTCCGATTGGGAGTTGTATAATCAATATGGTTATTATCCTTTCGATAAATTGGATAACGAAGCTGTTTCCAGAACATTGGAAAGTGGTTATGATGATTGGTGTGTTGCTGAAATGGCAAAAAAATTAAACCAAACCGATGTACTGAATACTTTCAAAAAAAGAGCCAAGTATTACCAAAATATTTATGATAAAGAAACTTCATTTTTCAGAGGAAAAGACAGCAAAGGAAATTGGCGAAAACCTTTCAACCCATTAATGGCAACCTCTCCAATGAACAACCCCGGTGATTACACAGAAGCCAATGCTTGGCAATATTTTTGGACACCAACCCAATATGATATTGAAGGAATAACAGAGCTTTTGGGTGGGACAGAAAATTTTACCAAAAAATTGAATGCGTTTTTTACCACTGAAGCCATAAATCCTGATAAGTTTTTGGGGCAGGAAGCCATGATTGGGCAATATGCCCATGGCAACGAACCAAGCCATCACATTATCTATTTATATGCTTACAGCAACGAACCCACATCCGGACAAAAATATATTCATCAAGTAATCAATGAATTTCATAACAATACTCCTGATGGTATGATTGGCAATGATGATTGCGGCCAAATGAGCGCCTGGTATATACTTTCAACACTGGGATTTTATCCCATCAATCCTGCAAATGGCGAGTTTGTTCTGGGGAGCCCACAATTGAAAAAAGCCACCATTCATCTACCTCAAAACAAAAGATTTACCATTGAAGCCAAAGACTTTTCTGAACAAGCCATTTTTAATGAAGCTCGTTTTTTGAATGGAAATATAATCAATGATCCATTTATAACTTACCAAGATATTATGAATGGTGGCAACATAACCTTCAAAATGACAACCAAATGA
- the miaA gene encoding tRNA (adenosine(37)-N6)-dimethylallyltransferase MiaA, whose translation MNAERMIFILGPTATGKTRVAALAASALGAEVISADSRQVYRGMDLGSGKDMEDYVVEGGRVPAHLIDIADAGSRYSIYDYSRDFDRAVREITQRSRPVVVCGGSGMYLETALGLYSLAEAPEDPVFREKAAGMSDEALAQMLQGLSDLHNTTDLTDRGRLIRAIEVAMADNDRDHDFPQRIVKANRQLIFGISMPRVLIRERITARLKARLEAGMLNEVSQLLNSGVSPEDLRYYGLEYRYLTMHLTGEISYDEMFSSLNTAIHQFAKRQMTWFRRMEKKGLKIRWLDGMNGPEFNAEIIAAAYRDN comes from the coding sequence ATGAACGCTGAACGCATGATTTTTATCCTTGGCCCCACCGCGACGGGCAAAACGCGGGTTGCGGCCCTGGCCGCCAGTGCGCTGGGGGCTGAAGTAATCTCGGCCGACTCACGGCAGGTATACCGGGGTATGGACCTCGGCAGCGGCAAGGATATGGAGGATTATGTGGTGGAAGGGGGGCGGGTGCCCGCCCATCTGATCGATATTGCCGATGCCGGCAGCCGCTACAGTATCTATGATTACAGCAGGGATTTCGACAGGGCGGTGCGGGAGATCACCCAACGAAGCCGCCCGGTGGTGGTTTGCGGGGGCAGTGGAATGTACCTCGAAACGGCCCTCGGCCTGTACAGCCTGGCCGAAGCGCCCGAAGACCCCGTGTTCAGGGAGAAGGCCGCCGGCATGAGCGATGAAGCCCTGGCGCAGATGCTTCAGGGACTTTCGGATCTGCACAATACCACCGACCTCACCGACCGCGGACGGCTGATCAGGGCCATAGAAGTAGCCATGGCGGATAACGACAGGGATCATGATTTTCCGCAGAGGATTGTTAAGGCCAACAGACAGCTGATCTTCGGCATCAGCATGCCCCGGGTGCTGATCCGCGAAAGGATTACGGCACGGCTTAAAGCCAGACTGGAGGCGGGGATGTTGAATGAAGTCAGTCAATTATTAAACAGCGGGGTGTCTCCTGAAGACCTCAGGTATTACGGGCTGGAATACAGGTACCTGACCATGCACCTGACAGGAGAAATCAGTTATGACGAGATGTTCAGCAGCCTGAACACCGCTATTCACCAGTTTGCCAAGCGGCAGATGACCTGGTTCAGAAGGATGGAAAAAAAAGGCCTGAAAATCAGGTGGCTGGATGGAATGAACGGCCCGGAATTCAACGCGGAGATCATCGCCGCTGCTTACAGGGATAATTAG
- a CDS encoding beta-L-arabinofuranosidase domain-containing protein — protein MRTAILSFLLLSFMQLIAQQTAEKFNSFPFGSIKPGGWLKAQMQEDMNGFVGNLDRIVPELINDPIYASGRLGKNSKAKDLGNLKEGDAAGDEQYKWWNSETQSNWRDGYLRNIILLNDEVDIDKVKNYVERILATQDEDGYLGIYDKEIRYKFNSENGELWSKATLYRGLLAYYEYTKDEQVFMAVERAVANVMENYPINVSSPFSSGTSFNGGVSHGLTFTDVLERMYYLTQNKKYRDYALFLYHDFSNTYQSEADAQLKNILNPDYKLKSHGVHTFEHLRALIIAKYASNDKQLDDALKIYLERIKNATTISGGAIGDEWISERNADETNTGYEYCSLQELLDSYCLLFQKSGKAEIGDAIENIFYNAAQGARNPYHSCIAYLKTDNSYEMLGTKNGEIEPGRKQTRYKYSPAHQDVAVCCNPNAGRISPYFVQNSWMKENEKTLVATLLMPNILETTLNGNKIEIENITQYPHENDFRFKIIQANRSKFTLKIRKPVWVKKIKTNEKYTIENDYIVIERDFSQNDYVDISFETDIQIKTANTGFHYFTYGALLYSLPIEAKEIDGKNYIDNLADFTYEPVEPVKYLFKEGVKINYKNGKIQTKLINQNTGKLEKAELLPIGKTILRQTSFM, from the coding sequence ATGAGAACTGCAATACTATCTTTTTTACTTCTTAGCTTCATGCAACTGATTGCTCAACAAACAGCAGAAAAATTCAATTCTTTTCCTTTCGGAAGTATTAAGCCCGGAGGTTGGCTCAAAGCACAAATGCAAGAAGATATGAACGGTTTTGTGGGAAACCTCGACAGAATTGTTCCTGAACTAATTAACGACCCTATTTATGCATCAGGAAGATTGGGGAAAAATAGCAAGGCTAAAGACCTGGGAAATCTGAAAGAAGGTGATGCCGCCGGCGACGAACAATACAAATGGTGGAACAGCGAAACGCAATCAAACTGGAGGGATGGTTATCTGCGAAATATTATATTATTAAATGATGAAGTGGATATTGACAAAGTAAAGAACTATGTTGAACGCATTTTAGCTACACAGGATGAAGATGGATATTTAGGCATTTATGATAAAGAGATACGATACAAGTTCAATTCTGAAAATGGCGAACTCTGGTCAAAAGCAACTTTGTACCGGGGCCTGCTGGCATATTACGAATATACAAAAGACGAACAAGTTTTTATGGCTGTTGAAAGAGCCGTTGCAAATGTTATGGAAAATTATCCCATCAATGTTTCAAGCCCATTTAGTTCCGGAACTTCATTCAATGGTGGTGTTTCACATGGTTTAACTTTTACCGATGTATTGGAAAGAATGTATTATCTTACTCAAAATAAAAAGTACAGAGATTATGCTCTGTTTCTCTATCATGATTTTTCAAACACTTATCAATCGGAAGCCGATGCTCAATTAAAAAATATTTTGAATCCGGATTATAAACTTAAATCACATGGTGTACACACTTTTGAACACTTAAGAGCTTTAATTATTGCAAAATATGCCTCCAATGACAAACAACTGGATGATGCGTTAAAAATCTATTTGGAAAGAATTAAAAACGCAACCACCATAAGTGGAGGTGCTATTGGTGATGAATGGATTAGCGAACGGAATGCTGATGAAACGAATACAGGTTATGAGTATTGTTCGTTACAGGAATTATTGGACAGCTATTGTTTGTTATTTCAAAAATCCGGTAAAGCTGAAATAGGTGATGCAATAGAGAACATTTTTTATAATGCAGCACAAGGTGCAAGAAATCCATATCATTCATGCATTGCCTATTTAAAAACTGACAATTCATATGAAATGTTGGGTACAAAAAATGGTGAGATTGAGCCGGGCAGAAAACAAACAAGATATAAATACTCGCCCGCTCATCAGGATGTTGCTGTTTGTTGTAATCCGAATGCAGGTAGGATTTCACCTTATTTTGTTCAAAATTCCTGGATGAAAGAAAACGAAAAAACTTTGGTTGCAACGTTATTAATGCCGAATATTCTGGAAACCACTCTCAATGGAAATAAAATAGAAATTGAAAATATAACACAATATCCTCACGAAAATGATTTTAGATTTAAAATAATACAAGCAAACCGATCAAAATTTACACTTAAAATCAGGAAACCTGTCTGGGTAAAAAAGATAAAAACGAATGAAAAATACACAATTGAAAATGATTATATTGTAATTGAAAGAGATTTTTCCCAAAATGATTATGTGGATATTTCATTTGAAACAGACATTCAAATAAAAACAGCTAATACGGGTTTTCATTATTTTACCTATGGTGCTTTGCTTTATTCTTTGCCAATTGAAGCAAAGGAAATCGACGGGAAAAATTATATAGACAATCTGGCTGATTTTACATATGAACCTGTGGAGCCAGTAAAATATTTATTCAAAGAGGGCGTAAAAATTAATTATAAAAATGGAAAAATACAGACAAAATTAATTAATCAAAATACAGGAAAGTTAGAAAAAGCAGAACTATTACCAATAGGGAAAACCATTTTGCGACAGACATCTTTCATGTAA